In the Engystomops pustulosus chromosome 2, aEngPut4.maternal, whole genome shotgun sequence genome, one interval contains:
- the CRACDL gene encoding CRACD-like protein isoform X2, giving the protein MDPRVREGETFVDDYSAKKKFNFKSFKKFFGKKKRKETLPSLGASGLKQSQSASDVTGPDSLHPEYDSEDDIEATSGVLGSRAVSHDSIFIPEVAQETTRPIRVFSQENVSDRIKALQLKLQSNIKVGPPPFGLLSKRSEDAGASSEDDGLPRSPPEMSLLQDAIKTRFSDIHRHHHSSLSLAGTGSEEDEQISSETPSRPLSPDENELKESNKTSSVKSGTDLLPSADFSTPPQNSTFLDNSAARHRLSVKPKNQRLSKNRRPSAALQEESFKNITYMEEEDVTTSRLEHDTCDPTETPTDNIMDINLEAKEASTELAEVNESPNPLNLPEVAQGRSPHQDLVKNLEAENVMASISDSVNIELEEKIKDQSELVSARSNENVSIALPIINTEVFPVSLTKNENRPVKESKTSGYGDVHVKSTAVEKAVHSSRTTSLGQSQESLQNRRSVFQNSRSEKCLNYQDQPLSDKENHKQLGNGDKTAEKSPTETVTQRKFSVSSAWERPRTGSFSVKPNVESDEQKTTKLSLQKPAMSKKNILKEEHKFVASNITNKSISNKTESVPDPEDTPADKAVFSNSNPNPGTVPAASDLPLLTESQANSEDRNPFFVKLRSTSLSLRYRDCINPVSNMIKRHSGEFKQAKTTDLSSSKEALNTEQSENKGGDLRSTSENENCKSESTEVTQAKPPLPKKPVLQNITVADNNTNKETSESSSYQEKIEKKVPDGRQGLKKATDKNTPERTAEHTKASENKTELSWISVARQKHRSLKEDRSVFEHSLKNQDSEKLNKDRAEACPKQQIDSILTKTTNSSVSVLPETYGQDTKAEKIEQRQRANTLPHPVHVSQEPSWMELAKKKSQAWSDKPQIIK; this is encoded by the exons ATGGATCCAAGGGTGAGAGAAGGAGAGACCTTTGTAGATGATTACTCAG CTAAAAAGAAATTTAATTTCAAATCTTTCAAAAAATTCTTTGGGAAAAAGAAGAGGAAAGAGACTTTACCCTCACTAGGTGCAAGTGGTCTAAAACAGAGTCAGTCTGCTAGCGATGTCACTGGCCCAGACTCTTTACACCCTGAATATGACTCTGAGGATGACATTGA GGCCACATCTGGAGTTCTGGGAAGCAGAGCCGTTTCACATGACAGCATTTTCATTCCAGAGGTAGCACAAGAGACAACTCGACCAATACGTGTCTTCTCACAAGAGAATGTGTCAGACCGCATTAAAGCCCTACAG TTGAAACTCCAGTCCAATATCAAAGTTGGACCACCTCCTTTTGGGCTTCTAAGTAAGCGATCTGAGGATGCTGGGGCCAGTTCAGAAGATGACGGATTACCACGCAGCCCACCAGAAATGTCCCTTCTGCAGGATGCTATTAAAACCAGG ttTTCTGACATCCATAGACATCACCACAGCTCACTGAGCTTAGCTGGAACAGGCAGTGAGGAAGATGAACAG ATCTCATCAGAAACCCCTTCAAGACCTCTATCTCCAGATGAAAATGAGCTTAAAGAATCGAACAAAACATCCTCAGTGAAAAGTGGTACCGACCTCTTACCGTCAGCTGATTTCAGCACTCCTCCTCAGAATTCTACATTCCTTGACAATTCTGCTGCTAGACATAGACTTTCAGTGAAGCCGAAAAATCAAAGGTTAAGCAAGAACAGAAGACCATCTGCG GCACTACAGGAGGAGTCATTCAAAAATATAACCTACATGGAAGAAGAAGATGTTACTACATCCAGGCTAGAACATGACACCTGTGATCCCACAGAAACTCCTACAGACAACATTATGGATATAAACTTAGAGGCTAAGGAAGCATCAACAGAATTAGCTGAGGTTAATGAATCACCAAATCCACTTAATCTCCCGGAAGTGGCACAAGGTAGATCTCCCCACCAGGATCTAGTTAAAAATTTAGAAGCTGAAAATGTCATGGCCAGTATTTCAGAttctgtaaacatagaactagagGAAAAGATAAAGGATCAGAGTGAATTAGTTAGTGCAAggtccaatgaaaatgtttctaTTGCCTTGCCTATTATAAACACAGAAGTCTTTCCTGTGTCTCTAACTAAAAATGAAAACCGCCCAGTTAAAGAGAGTAAGACATCAGGTTATGGTGATGTCCATGTAAAATCAACTGCTGTAGAGAAAGCTGTCCATTCTTCAAGGACTACTTCTCTTGGACAATCCCAGGAATCCTTACAAAATAGGAGAAGTGTTTTCCAGAATTCACGGTCTGAAAAATGCCTCAATTATCAAGACCAACCTCTATCTGACAAAGAAAATCATAAACAGCTTGGAAATGGAGATAAAACAGCAGAAAAGTCACCCACAGAAACTGTTACACAAAGAAAGTTTTCTGTATCATCGGCTTGGGAGAGACCTAGGACTGGAAGCTTTTCAGTGAAGCCGAATGTTGAGTCGGATGAACAAAAAACGACAAAGTTGTCTTTGCAGAAACCAGCAATGTCTAAAAAAAACATCTTGAAGGAAGAACATAAATTTGTTGCCTCAAACATCACAAATAAGTCCATTAGTAATAAGACTGAATCCGTACCTGACCCTGAGGATACGCCTGCAGACAAAGCAGTCTTTAGTAACTCTAATCCAAACCCGGGTACAGTCCCTGCTGCAAGTGATTTACCTCTGCTTACCGAATCACAAGCAAACTCTGAAGACAGGAACCCCTTTTTTGTAAAGTTAAGATCCACATCCTTATCCTTAAGATACAGGGATTGCATAAATCCAGTGTCAAACATGATAAAGAGACACAGCGGTGAGTTTAAGCAGGCAAAAACTACTGATCTGTCCTCTTCAAAGGAGGCATTAAACACTGAACAATCAGAAAACAAAGGTGGCGATCTCCGCTCAACAAGCGAAAATGAAAACTGTAAATCGGAGTCAACAGAAGTGACACAGGCTAAACCACCACTGCCCAAGAAGCCTGTTTTGCAAAATATTACAGTTGCTGACAACAACACAAATAAAGAAACATCAGAGAGTAGCTCTTATCAAGAGAAGATTGAAAAGAAAGTGCCTGATGGCAGGCAAGGTCTCAAGAAAGCCACTG ATAAAAACACTCCTGAACGAACAGCAGAACATACTAAGGCATCGGAAAACAAAACAGAGCTTTCATGGATATCTGTGGCACGGCAGAAACATAGAAGCCTTAAAGAAGATCGTTCTGTCTTTGAGCACAGCCTCAAAAACCAGGATTCTGAAAAGCTAAACAAAGACAGAGCAGAG GCCTGTCCAAAGCAGCAAATTGACTCAATTCTGACCAAGACAACGAATTCATCAGTTTCAGTTCTGCCTGAAACGTATGGGCAAGACACCAAGGCTGAGAAGATTGAGCAGAGGCAAAGAGCAAACACATTGCCGCATCCTGTCCATG TCTCACAGGAACCCTCATGGATGGAACTGGCCAAGAAAAAGTCACAGGCCTGGAGTGACAAACCTCAGATCATTAAATAA
- the CRACDL gene encoding CRACD-like protein isoform X1, whose amino-acid sequence MDPRVREGETFVDDYSAKKKFNFKSFKKFFGKKKRKETLPSLGASGLKQSQSASDVTGPDSLHPEYDSEDDIEATSGVLGSRAVSHDSIFIPEVAQETTRPIRVFSQENVSDRIKALQLKLQSNIKVGPPPFGLLSKRSEDAGASSEDDGLPRSPPEMSLLQDAIKTRFSDIHRHHHSSLSLAGTGSEEDEQISSETPSRPLSPDENELKESNKTSSVKSGTDLLPSADFSTPPQNSTFLDNSAARHRLSVKPKNQRLSKNRRPSAALQEESFKNITYMEEEDVTTSRLEHDTCDPTETPTDNIMDINLEAKEASTELAEVNESPNPLNLPEVAQGRSPHQDLVKNLEAENVMASISDSVNIELEEKIKDQSELVSARSNENVSIALPIINTEVFPVSLTKNENRPVKESKTSGYGDVHVKSTAVEKAVHSSRTTSLGQSQESLQNRRSVFQNSRSEKCLNYQDQPLSDKENHKQLGNGDKTAEKSPTETVTQRKFSVSSAWERPRTGSFSVKPNVESDEQKTTKLSLQKPAMSKKNILKEEHKFVASNITNKSISNKTESVPDPEDTPADKAVFSNSNPNPGTVPAASDLPLLTESQANSEDRNPFFVKLRSTSLSLRYRDCINPVSNMIKRHSGEFKQAKTTDLSSSKEALNTEQSENKGGDLRSTSENENCKSESTEVTQAKPPLPKKPVLQNITVADNNTNKETSESSSYQEKIEKKVPDGRQGLKKATDKNTPERTAEHTKASENKTELSWISVARQKHRSLKEDRSVFEHSLKNQDSEKLNKDRAEACPKQQIDSILTKTTNSSVSVLPETYGQDTKAEKIEQRQRANTLPHPVHATQLSLLTEKEEKNPQKRQIFSVSQEPSWMELAKKKSQAWSDKPQIIK is encoded by the exons ATGGATCCAAGGGTGAGAGAAGGAGAGACCTTTGTAGATGATTACTCAG CTAAAAAGAAATTTAATTTCAAATCTTTCAAAAAATTCTTTGGGAAAAAGAAGAGGAAAGAGACTTTACCCTCACTAGGTGCAAGTGGTCTAAAACAGAGTCAGTCTGCTAGCGATGTCACTGGCCCAGACTCTTTACACCCTGAATATGACTCTGAGGATGACATTGA GGCCACATCTGGAGTTCTGGGAAGCAGAGCCGTTTCACATGACAGCATTTTCATTCCAGAGGTAGCACAAGAGACAACTCGACCAATACGTGTCTTCTCACAAGAGAATGTGTCAGACCGCATTAAAGCCCTACAG TTGAAACTCCAGTCCAATATCAAAGTTGGACCACCTCCTTTTGGGCTTCTAAGTAAGCGATCTGAGGATGCTGGGGCCAGTTCAGAAGATGACGGATTACCACGCAGCCCACCAGAAATGTCCCTTCTGCAGGATGCTATTAAAACCAGG ttTTCTGACATCCATAGACATCACCACAGCTCACTGAGCTTAGCTGGAACAGGCAGTGAGGAAGATGAACAG ATCTCATCAGAAACCCCTTCAAGACCTCTATCTCCAGATGAAAATGAGCTTAAAGAATCGAACAAAACATCCTCAGTGAAAAGTGGTACCGACCTCTTACCGTCAGCTGATTTCAGCACTCCTCCTCAGAATTCTACATTCCTTGACAATTCTGCTGCTAGACATAGACTTTCAGTGAAGCCGAAAAATCAAAGGTTAAGCAAGAACAGAAGACCATCTGCG GCACTACAGGAGGAGTCATTCAAAAATATAACCTACATGGAAGAAGAAGATGTTACTACATCCAGGCTAGAACATGACACCTGTGATCCCACAGAAACTCCTACAGACAACATTATGGATATAAACTTAGAGGCTAAGGAAGCATCAACAGAATTAGCTGAGGTTAATGAATCACCAAATCCACTTAATCTCCCGGAAGTGGCACAAGGTAGATCTCCCCACCAGGATCTAGTTAAAAATTTAGAAGCTGAAAATGTCATGGCCAGTATTTCAGAttctgtaaacatagaactagagGAAAAGATAAAGGATCAGAGTGAATTAGTTAGTGCAAggtccaatgaaaatgtttctaTTGCCTTGCCTATTATAAACACAGAAGTCTTTCCTGTGTCTCTAACTAAAAATGAAAACCGCCCAGTTAAAGAGAGTAAGACATCAGGTTATGGTGATGTCCATGTAAAATCAACTGCTGTAGAGAAAGCTGTCCATTCTTCAAGGACTACTTCTCTTGGACAATCCCAGGAATCCTTACAAAATAGGAGAAGTGTTTTCCAGAATTCACGGTCTGAAAAATGCCTCAATTATCAAGACCAACCTCTATCTGACAAAGAAAATCATAAACAGCTTGGAAATGGAGATAAAACAGCAGAAAAGTCACCCACAGAAACTGTTACACAAAGAAAGTTTTCTGTATCATCGGCTTGGGAGAGACCTAGGACTGGAAGCTTTTCAGTGAAGCCGAATGTTGAGTCGGATGAACAAAAAACGACAAAGTTGTCTTTGCAGAAACCAGCAATGTCTAAAAAAAACATCTTGAAGGAAGAACATAAATTTGTTGCCTCAAACATCACAAATAAGTCCATTAGTAATAAGACTGAATCCGTACCTGACCCTGAGGATACGCCTGCAGACAAAGCAGTCTTTAGTAACTCTAATCCAAACCCGGGTACAGTCCCTGCTGCAAGTGATTTACCTCTGCTTACCGAATCACAAGCAAACTCTGAAGACAGGAACCCCTTTTTTGTAAAGTTAAGATCCACATCCTTATCCTTAAGATACAGGGATTGCATAAATCCAGTGTCAAACATGATAAAGAGACACAGCGGTGAGTTTAAGCAGGCAAAAACTACTGATCTGTCCTCTTCAAAGGAGGCATTAAACACTGAACAATCAGAAAACAAAGGTGGCGATCTCCGCTCAACAAGCGAAAATGAAAACTGTAAATCGGAGTCAACAGAAGTGACACAGGCTAAACCACCACTGCCCAAGAAGCCTGTTTTGCAAAATATTACAGTTGCTGACAACAACACAAATAAAGAAACATCAGAGAGTAGCTCTTATCAAGAGAAGATTGAAAAGAAAGTGCCTGATGGCAGGCAAGGTCTCAAGAAAGCCACTG ATAAAAACACTCCTGAACGAACAGCAGAACATACTAAGGCATCGGAAAACAAAACAGAGCTTTCATGGATATCTGTGGCACGGCAGAAACATAGAAGCCTTAAAGAAGATCGTTCTGTCTTTGAGCACAGCCTCAAAAACCAGGATTCTGAAAAGCTAAACAAAGACAGAGCAGAG GCCTGTCCAAAGCAGCAAATTGACTCAATTCTGACCAAGACAACGAATTCATCAGTTTCAGTTCTGCCTGAAACGTATGGGCAAGACACCAAGGCTGAGAAGATTGAGCAGAGGCAAAGAGCAAACACATTGCCGCATCCTGTCCATG CTACACAGTTGTCTTTACTGACagagaaagaggaaaaaaatccacaaaaacgACAAATATTTTCAGTCTCACAGGAACCCTCATGGATGGAACTGGCCAAGAAAAAGTCACAGGCCTGGAGTGACAAACCTCAGATCATTAAATAA
- the CRACDL gene encoding CRACD-like protein isoform X3, protein MSLLQDAIKTRFSDIHRHHHSSLSLAGTGSEEDEQISSETPSRPLSPDENELKESNKTSSVKSGTDLLPSADFSTPPQNSTFLDNSAARHRLSVKPKNQRLSKNRRPSAALQEESFKNITYMEEEDVTTSRLEHDTCDPTETPTDNIMDINLEAKEASTELAEVNESPNPLNLPEVAQGRSPHQDLVKNLEAENVMASISDSVNIELEEKIKDQSELVSARSNENVSIALPIINTEVFPVSLTKNENRPVKESKTSGYGDVHVKSTAVEKAVHSSRTTSLGQSQESLQNRRSVFQNSRSEKCLNYQDQPLSDKENHKQLGNGDKTAEKSPTETVTQRKFSVSSAWERPRTGSFSVKPNVESDEQKTTKLSLQKPAMSKKNILKEEHKFVASNITNKSISNKTESVPDPEDTPADKAVFSNSNPNPGTVPAASDLPLLTESQANSEDRNPFFVKLRSTSLSLRYRDCINPVSNMIKRHSGEFKQAKTTDLSSSKEALNTEQSENKGGDLRSTSENENCKSESTEVTQAKPPLPKKPVLQNITVADNNTNKETSESSSYQEKIEKKVPDGRQGLKKATDKNTPERTAEHTKASENKTELSWISVARQKHRSLKEDRSVFEHSLKNQDSEKLNKDRAEACPKQQIDSILTKTTNSSVSVLPETYGQDTKAEKIEQRQRANTLPHPVHATQLSLLTEKEEKNPQKRQIFSVSQEPSWMELAKKKSQAWSDKPQIIK, encoded by the exons ATGTCCCTTCTGCAGGATGCTATTAAAACCAGG ttTTCTGACATCCATAGACATCACCACAGCTCACTGAGCTTAGCTGGAACAGGCAGTGAGGAAGATGAACAG ATCTCATCAGAAACCCCTTCAAGACCTCTATCTCCAGATGAAAATGAGCTTAAAGAATCGAACAAAACATCCTCAGTGAAAAGTGGTACCGACCTCTTACCGTCAGCTGATTTCAGCACTCCTCCTCAGAATTCTACATTCCTTGACAATTCTGCTGCTAGACATAGACTTTCAGTGAAGCCGAAAAATCAAAGGTTAAGCAAGAACAGAAGACCATCTGCG GCACTACAGGAGGAGTCATTCAAAAATATAACCTACATGGAAGAAGAAGATGTTACTACATCCAGGCTAGAACATGACACCTGTGATCCCACAGAAACTCCTACAGACAACATTATGGATATAAACTTAGAGGCTAAGGAAGCATCAACAGAATTAGCTGAGGTTAATGAATCACCAAATCCACTTAATCTCCCGGAAGTGGCACAAGGTAGATCTCCCCACCAGGATCTAGTTAAAAATTTAGAAGCTGAAAATGTCATGGCCAGTATTTCAGAttctgtaaacatagaactagagGAAAAGATAAAGGATCAGAGTGAATTAGTTAGTGCAAggtccaatgaaaatgtttctaTTGCCTTGCCTATTATAAACACAGAAGTCTTTCCTGTGTCTCTAACTAAAAATGAAAACCGCCCAGTTAAAGAGAGTAAGACATCAGGTTATGGTGATGTCCATGTAAAATCAACTGCTGTAGAGAAAGCTGTCCATTCTTCAAGGACTACTTCTCTTGGACAATCCCAGGAATCCTTACAAAATAGGAGAAGTGTTTTCCAGAATTCACGGTCTGAAAAATGCCTCAATTATCAAGACCAACCTCTATCTGACAAAGAAAATCATAAACAGCTTGGAAATGGAGATAAAACAGCAGAAAAGTCACCCACAGAAACTGTTACACAAAGAAAGTTTTCTGTATCATCGGCTTGGGAGAGACCTAGGACTGGAAGCTTTTCAGTGAAGCCGAATGTTGAGTCGGATGAACAAAAAACGACAAAGTTGTCTTTGCAGAAACCAGCAATGTCTAAAAAAAACATCTTGAAGGAAGAACATAAATTTGTTGCCTCAAACATCACAAATAAGTCCATTAGTAATAAGACTGAATCCGTACCTGACCCTGAGGATACGCCTGCAGACAAAGCAGTCTTTAGTAACTCTAATCCAAACCCGGGTACAGTCCCTGCTGCAAGTGATTTACCTCTGCTTACCGAATCACAAGCAAACTCTGAAGACAGGAACCCCTTTTTTGTAAAGTTAAGATCCACATCCTTATCCTTAAGATACAGGGATTGCATAAATCCAGTGTCAAACATGATAAAGAGACACAGCGGTGAGTTTAAGCAGGCAAAAACTACTGATCTGTCCTCTTCAAAGGAGGCATTAAACACTGAACAATCAGAAAACAAAGGTGGCGATCTCCGCTCAACAAGCGAAAATGAAAACTGTAAATCGGAGTCAACAGAAGTGACACAGGCTAAACCACCACTGCCCAAGAAGCCTGTTTTGCAAAATATTACAGTTGCTGACAACAACACAAATAAAGAAACATCAGAGAGTAGCTCTTATCAAGAGAAGATTGAAAAGAAAGTGCCTGATGGCAGGCAAGGTCTCAAGAAAGCCACTG ATAAAAACACTCCTGAACGAACAGCAGAACATACTAAGGCATCGGAAAACAAAACAGAGCTTTCATGGATATCTGTGGCACGGCAGAAACATAGAAGCCTTAAAGAAGATCGTTCTGTCTTTGAGCACAGCCTCAAAAACCAGGATTCTGAAAAGCTAAACAAAGACAGAGCAGAG GCCTGTCCAAAGCAGCAAATTGACTCAATTCTGACCAAGACAACGAATTCATCAGTTTCAGTTCTGCCTGAAACGTATGGGCAAGACACCAAGGCTGAGAAGATTGAGCAGAGGCAAAGAGCAAACACATTGCCGCATCCTGTCCATG CTACACAGTTGTCTTTACTGACagagaaagaggaaaaaaatccacaaaaacgACAAATATTTTCAGTCTCACAGGAACCCTCATGGATGGAACTGGCCAAGAAAAAGTCACAGGCCTGGAGTGACAAACCTCAGATCATTAAATAA